Proteins from a genomic interval of Chroococcidiopsis thermalis PCC 7203:
- a CDS encoding LapA family protein — protein MKSFASLLTSSIVAVWIVAISLLSMQNADPIRLKFLRYQTIQLPVGFVLAVSAGVGVVATALMQPLWGIGSTPARSIEEDIEDEFSFDE, from the coding sequence ATGAAATCCTTCGCTAGTCTTCTCACTTCTTCTATTGTCGCTGTTTGGATTGTGGCGATCTCGCTGCTATCTATGCAAAATGCCGATCCAATTCGGCTGAAGTTTTTACGCTACCAGACAATTCAATTACCAGTTGGTTTTGTTTTGGCTGTTAGTGCTGGGGTAGGGGTGGTTGCAACGGCTTTGATGCAGCCTCTCTGGGGTATAGGGAGTACACCTGCACGATCTATTGAGGAAGACATTGAAGATGAATTTTCTTTTGATGAATAG